Proteins encoded together in one Bacteroides ovatus window:
- the guaB gene encoding IMP dehydrogenase, translating to MSFIADKIVMDGLTYDDVLLIPAYSEVLPRTVDLSTKFSKNIELKIPFVTAAMDTVTEAKMAIAIAREGGIGVIHKNMSIEEQARQVAIVKRAENGMIYDPVTIKRGSTVQDALDIMAEYKIGGIPVVDDEGYLVGIVTNRDLRFERDMAKHIDLVMTPKERLVTTNQSTDLESAAQILQKHKIEKLPIVGMDGKLIGLVTYKDITKAKDKPMACKDAKGRLRVAAGVGVTADTLERMQALVDAGADAIVIDTAHGHSKFVIEKLKEAKKRFPNIDIVVGNIATGEAAKALVEAGADAVKVGIGPGSICTTRVVAGVGVPQLSAVYDVAKALKGTGIPLIADGGLRYSGDVVKALAAGGYCVMIGSLVAGTEESPGDTIIFNGRKFKSYRGMGSLEAMENGSKDRYFQSGTADVKKLVPEGIAARVPYKGTLFEVVYQLTGGLRAGMGYCGAANIEKLHDAKFTRITNAGVMESHPHDVTITSESPNYSRPE from the coding sequence TTAAAAATACCTTTTGTGACGGCTGCCATGGATACGGTTACCGAAGCGAAAATGGCGATTGCCATTGCTCGTGAAGGTGGTATCGGTGTGATTCACAAAAATATGTCTATCGAAGAACAGGCAAGACAAGTTGCTATCGTAAAGCGTGCCGAAAATGGTATGATTTATGACCCTGTAACGATTAAAAGAGGTTCTACTGTTCAGGATGCACTGGACATCATGGCGGAATATAAAATCGGTGGTATCCCTGTGGTAGATGATGAAGGTTATTTGGTGGGTATTGTAACCAACAGAGATTTGCGTTTCGAAAGAGACATGGCAAAACATATTGATCTTGTCATGACTCCGAAAGAAAGATTGGTGACTACTAACCAGTCTACTGACTTGGAATCTGCTGCACAGATTCTTCAGAAACATAAGATTGAGAAACTTCCGATTGTCGGAATGGACGGAAAGTTGATCGGTCTTGTCACTTATAAAGATATTACAAAAGCAAAAGATAAACCGATGGCTTGCAAAGACGCCAAAGGGCGTCTGCGTGTAGCTGCCGGTGTAGGTGTTACTGCCGATACGCTGGAACGTATGCAGGCATTGGTGGATGCCGGTGCAGATGCAATCGTGATTGATACAGCTCACGGACACTCTAAGTTTGTGATTGAAAAACTGAAAGAAGCAAAGAAACGCTTCCCGAATATTGATATTGTGGTAGGTAACATTGCTACCGGAGAAGCTGCCAAAGCTTTGGTGGAAGCTGGTGCAGATGCTGTGAAAGTAGGTATCGGCCCGGGTTCTATCTGTACCACTCGGGTGGTTGCCGGTGTAGGTGTTCCACAGTTATCGGCTGTCTATGATGTAGCAAAAGCGTTGAAGGGTACAGGTATTCCTTTGATTGCCGATGGTGGTTTGCGTTATTCGGGCGACGTGGTGAAAGCATTGGCTGCCGGAGGATATTGCGTAATGATCGGATCATTGGTTGCCGGAACAGAAGAATCTCCGGGTGACACTATTATCTTCAATGGTCGTAAATTCAAATCCTATCGTGGTATGGGTTCATTGGAAGCAATGGAGAACGGTTCGAAAGACCGCTACTTCCAGAGTGGAACGGCTGATGTGAAGAAGCTTGTTCCCGAAGGAATCGCTGCCCGTGTTCCTTATAAAGGTACGCTTTTCGAAGTTGTGTATCAGCTGACTGGTGGTTTGCGTGCAGGTATGGGATACTGTGGCGCTGCTAACATTGAGAAACTTCATGACGCTAAGTTTACCCGCATTACCAATGCAGGTGTAATGGAAAGTCATCCGCACGACGTGACGATTACCAGTGAATCGCCTAACTATAGCCGTCCGGAATAA
- a CDS encoding peptidylprolyl isomerase → MKKFVNFRFVVTLVLAIFANVATYAQDNVVDEVVWVVGDEAILKSDVEEARMDALYNGRRFEGDPYCVIPEEIAVQKLFLHQAKLDSIEVSEAEIIQRVDMMTNMYIQQIGSREKMEEYFNKTSTQIRETLRDNARDGLTVQKMQQKLAGDIKVTPAEVRRYFKDLPQDSIPYIPTQVEVQIITLQPKIPVSEIEDVKRTLRDYTDRVTKGEIDFSTLARLYSEDKASAIKGGECGFMGRGMMDPAYANVAFSLQDPKKVSKIVESEFGFHIIQLIEKRGDRVNTRHILLRPKVSEKELTEACARLDSIADDIRANKFTFDDAAAVISQDKDTRNNHGIMVNINEHSGITTSKFQMQDLPQDVAKVVDKMNVGEISKAFTMINEKDGKEVCAIVKLKTKINGHKATIAEDYQDLKEIVMDKRREEVLQKWILNKQKHTYVRINENWQKCDFKYPGWVKND, encoded by the coding sequence ATGAAGAAGTTTGTGAACTTTAGATTTGTTGTTACCCTTGTCCTGGCAATATTTGCTAATGTGGCAACCTATGCACAAGATAATGTGGTTGATGAAGTAGTTTGGGTAGTAGGTGACGAAGCTATTTTAAAATCAGATGTAGAAGAGGCCCGTATGGATGCCTTGTATAATGGACGCAGATTCGAAGGCGATCCTTATTGTGTAATTCCTGAAGAGATTGCTGTGCAGAAGTTATTCCTGCATCAGGCAAAGTTGGACAGTATCGAGGTTTCCGAAGCGGAAATCATCCAGCGTGTGGATATGATGACCAATATGTACATCCAGCAGATCGGTTCCAGAGAGAAAATGGAGGAGTATTTCAATAAAACATCCACCCAGATTCGTGAAACTTTGCGTGATAATGCACGTGACGGATTGACGGTTCAGAAGATGCAGCAGAAACTGGCAGGAGATATCAAAGTGACTCCGGCAGAAGTACGCCGTTACTTCAAAGATCTTCCACAGGATAGTATCCCTTACATTCCTACACAGGTGGAAGTGCAGATTATTACTTTGCAACCCAAAATACCCGTTTCGGAAATCGAGGATGTAAAGAGGACACTGCGTGATTATACGGATCGTGTGACAAAAGGAGAAATCGACTTCTCTACATTGGCCCGTTTGTATTCTGAAGATAAGGCTTCTGCCATTAAAGGTGGTGAATGTGGATTTATGGGACGTGGTATGATGGACCCCGCTTATGCGAATGTGGCATTCAGCTTGCAGGACCCGAAGAAAGTTTCCAAAATTGTAGAATCGGAATTTGGTTTCCATATTATCCAGTTGATTGAGAAGCGTGGTGACCGTGTTAATACCCGCCATATCCTGTTGCGTCCGAAAGTCTCGGAAAAAGAACTGACCGAGGCTTGTGCCCGTCTGGATTCTATTGCAGATGATATTCGTGCTAACAAATTCACATTTGATGATGCCGCTGCCGTTATCTCACAAGATAAGGATACCCGCAACAATCACGGTATCATGGTGAACATCAATGAACATTCAGGTATCACTACTTCTAAGTTCCAGATGCAGGATCTTCCTCAAGACGTTGCTAAGGTAGTGGATAAGATGAATGTTGGCGAGATTTCCAAAGCTTTTACAATGATTAATGAGAAAGATGGAAAAGAAGTATGCGCTATCGTGAAATTGAAAACTAAAATCAATGGTCATAAAGCAACCATCGCGGAAGACTATCAGGATCTGAAAGAAATCGTAATGGATAAGCGTCGCGAAGAGGTGTTGCAGAAATGGATTCTGAACAAGCAAAAACACACTTATGTACGCATCAACGAAAACTGGCAGAAGTGTGACTTCAAGTATCCGGGTTGGGTCAAGAATGACTGA
- a CDS encoding peptidylprolyl isomerase, translated as MKRSLLLGCISLFVVAVFAQEDPVLMRVNGREILRSEFEYAYRRYAERSNARLSSKEYAALFAQSKLKVEAARAAGLDTTSVFRKQQEKCRTELVESYLIDRQVMDSCARAIYQKMGLKARSGRVQVMQIFKRLPQTITSRHLEEEKTRMDSIYRMIQNQPDLNFNRLVEIYSDDKQSRWIECLETTSEFENVAFSLAKGMASQPFFTPEGIHILKVMDREETAAYENVSARLMERLRRKEILDKGTGAVLERLKKAWQYAPNQAAMEELLAKGRTEQTLFTIDGQAYTGTMFTHFASSHPQAVKRQLEGFIAKSLLDYESRNIDKKHPEIPYALRESDENYLVEEITRQKIDLPAANDRAGLATYFKFHSSDYRWESPRYRGVVLHCVDKKMAKQAKKMLKKVPEKEWADKLRQTFNTSGEEKIQVEQGIFADGDNKYIDKLVFKKGDFDPLMSYPFTIVVGEKMKGPDDYREVIDRVRKDYRSYLDTCWMRELSESGKVEINQEVLKTVNNN; from the coding sequence ATGAAAAGAAGCCTGTTGTTGGGATGTATTTCTCTCTTTGTAGTCGCGGTCTTTGCACAGGAAGATCCGGTATTGATGCGTGTTAACGGAAGAGAGATACTCCGTTCGGAATTTGAATATGCATACCGCCGTTATGCGGAACGTTCAAATGCCAGACTTTCGTCCAAAGAGTATGCGGCACTTTTCGCTCAATCGAAGTTGAAAGTGGAAGCAGCCAGGGCTGCCGGACTTGATACGACCTCTGTTTTTCGTAAACAACAGGAGAAATGCCGGACCGAGTTGGTGGAATCTTATCTGATAGACAGGCAAGTGATGGATAGTTGTGCCCGTGCTATCTATCAGAAGATGGGATTGAAAGCACGTAGCGGCAGGGTACAGGTGATGCAGATTTTCAAACGTTTGCCACAGACAATCACTTCCCGGCATTTAGAAGAAGAAAAAACGCGGATGGATTCTATATACCGGATGATACAGAATCAGCCGGATTTGAACTTTAACCGTTTGGTCGAAATATATTCGGATGATAAGCAAAGTAGATGGATCGAATGTCTGGAAACAACGAGCGAGTTTGAGAATGTTGCTTTCTCTCTGGCAAAAGGTATGGCATCGCAGCCCTTTTTCACTCCTGAAGGGATTCATATCTTGAAAGTGATGGATCGGGAGGAAACAGCTGCTTACGAAAATGTCAGTGCCAGGTTAATGGAACGGTTACGGCGCAAGGAGATTTTGGACAAAGGTACAGGCGCGGTGCTCGAACGCTTGAAAAAAGCATGGCAGTATGCTCCCAATCAGGCGGCAATGGAAGAACTGCTGGCGAAAGGCCGTACAGAACAAACCCTGTTTACGATTGACGGACAAGCATACACCGGAACTATGTTCACGCATTTTGCCTCTTCTCATCCTCAAGCTGTCAAACGGCAGTTGGAAGGATTTATAGCTAAGTCATTGCTGGATTATGAAAGCCGGAATATCGATAAAAAGCATCCGGAAATTCCTTATGCCTTGCGGGAATCTGATGAAAACTATTTGGTGGAAGAGATAACACGTCAGAAAATAGATTTGCCCGCAGCTAATGACCGGGCGGGATTGGCTACTTATTTTAAATTTCATTCGTCGGATTATCGGTGGGAGAGCCCCCGGTATAGAGGAGTCGTGCTTCATTGCGTTGATAAAAAGATGGCAAAGCAAGCCAAAAAAATGCTGAAGAAAGTGCCGGAAAAAGAGTGGGCGGACAAGCTTCGGCAAACTTTTAATACATCCGGGGAGGAAAAGATACAAGTTGAACAAGGAATTTTTGCCGACGGAGACAATAAATATATAGATAAACTGGTTTTTAAGAAGGGTGATTTTGATCCTTTGATGTCTTATCCTTTTACTATTGTAGTAGGCGAAAAAATGAAAGGTCCAGATGATTATCGGGAAGTAATTGATCGGGTTCGAAAGGATTATCGAAGCTATCTTGACACGTGCTGGATGCGGGAATTGAGTGAGTCCGGTAAGGTTGAAATAAACCAAGAGGTTTTAAAAACAGTTAATAATAACTGA
- a CDS encoding OstA-like protein, which translates to MLKKNKKNKQQDRHRWLLIGFLCLFGVCLVAQVRPTGQKPTAGASTKSTADTSKTAPKTKTPAGNKKQSDNKKQPENKKTKVYLLHADEGQADKLARPDVQVLIGNVKLRHDSMYMYCDSALIFEKTNSVEAFSNVRMEQGDTLFIYGDYLYYDGMTQIAQLRENVKMINRNTTLLTDSLNYDRLYDLGYYFEGGTLMDEENVLTSDWGEYSPATKQSVFNHDVKLVNPKFVLTSDTLRYNTENKIAVILGPSNIVSDNNHIYSERGFYNTLTEQAELLDRSVLTNQGKKLVGDSLFYDRIIGYGEAFDNVKMTDSINKNMLTGDYCFYNELTDSAFATKRAVAIDYSQGDSLYMHGDTLQMVSYNLNTDSLYRLMKAYHKVRMYRTDVQGVCDSLVYNSKDSCMTMYTDPILWNDGQQLLGEQIKIYMNDSTIDWAHIINQALTVEMKDSIHYNQVSGKEMKAYFVNGDMRHIEVIGNVLTAFYPEEKDSTMTGFNCLEGSMLHLYMKDKRMEKGLFIGKSNGTMYPMDQIPPDKLRLPTFAWFDYVRPLNKDDIFNWRSKRAGETLKPTTDRRPKTEKRNLINMK; encoded by the coding sequence ATGCTGAAAAAGAATAAGAAAAATAAACAACAAGACAGGCATAGATGGCTCCTTATAGGCTTTCTATGCCTGTTTGGTGTATGTCTTGTGGCACAAGTGAGGCCGACGGGACAGAAACCCACGGCAGGGGCTTCGACAAAATCGACTGCGGATACGTCTAAGACGGCTCCCAAAACCAAAACGCCGGCGGGTAATAAGAAACAATCGGACAACAAGAAGCAACCGGAGAATAAAAAGACCAAAGTTTACTTGCTCCATGCTGACGAAGGACAGGCGGATAAGCTGGCACGTCCGGATGTGCAGGTGTTGATTGGTAACGTGAAGTTGCGCCATGACAGTATGTATATGTACTGTGACAGTGCACTGATTTTTGAGAAAACCAACTCCGTAGAAGCCTTCAGCAATGTGCGTATGGAACAGGGAGACACCTTGTTCATTTATGGTGATTATCTTTATTATGACGGAATGACGCAAATTGCGCAACTTCGTGAAAATGTGAAGATGATTAACCGGAACACGACCCTGCTGACGGACAGCTTGAACTACGACCGTCTCTACGATCTCGGATATTATTTCGAAGGGGGAACTTTGATGGATGAAGAGAATGTACTGACCTCCGATTGGGGCGAATATAGCCCTGCAACAAAACAGTCGGTATTCAACCATGATGTGAAGTTGGTGAACCCTAAGTTTGTGTTGACCTCCGATACATTGAGGTATAATACCGAAAACAAAATAGCAGTAATTCTCGGACCTTCCAATATTGTCAGTGATAATAATCATATCTATTCGGAACGGGGATTCTATAACACATTGACCGAACAAGCGGAATTGTTGGACCGTTCGGTCCTGACCAATCAGGGGAAGAAACTTGTAGGCGACAGTCTGTTCTATGACCGGATAATCGGTTACGGAGAAGCATTCGATAATGTGAAGATGACAGACTCCATCAATAAGAATATGCTGACGGGCGATTATTGTTTCTATAATGAATTGACGGACTCCGCGTTTGCAACAAAACGTGCTGTTGCTATCGATTATTCACAGGGAGACAGTCTTTATATGCATGGGGATACTTTGCAGATGGTGTCCTATAATCTGAATACCGATTCTTTGTACCGGTTGATGAAGGCTTACCATAAAGTACGTATGTATCGTACAGATGTTCAGGGAGTATGTGACTCACTGGTCTATAATTCGAAAGATTCTTGTATGACCATGTATACTGACCCTATTCTTTGGAATGACGGACAGCAACTGCTTGGTGAGCAGATCAAGATTTATATGAATGACAGCACGATTGACTGGGCGCACATTATCAACCAGGCGTTGACAGTGGAGATGAAAGACTCTATTCACTATAATCAAGTGTCCGGCAAGGAGATGAAAGCCTATTTCGTTAATGGAGATATGCGCCATATTGAAGTGATCGGTAATGTGCTGACAGCTTTTTATCCTGAAGAGAAAGACAGTACGATGACCGGATTTAATTGTCTGGAAGGTAGTATGCTGCATCTTTATATGAAGGATAAGAGAATGGAAAAAGGACTTTTTATCGGTAAATCCAACGGAACGATGTATCCGATGGACCAGATACCGCCTGATAAACTGCGTCTTCCTACTTTTGCCTGGTTCGATTATGTCCGTCCGCTAAATAAGGACGATATTTTCAACTGGCGCAGCAAGCGTGCGGGAGAAACATTGAAGCCGACTACCGACCGGCGACCAAAGACAGAAAAGCGAAACTTAATAAATATGAAGTAG